The following coding sequences are from one Devosia yakushimensis window:
- a CDS encoding ABC transporter permease, translated as MTYLSSNSAGETALLERERPAAPAVPKGLEAPASPAVPAIRRKRRLGPGPAIPFGLQIGPLVLVLAWVAGSALNLIDPRILPSPWTVIATFGELIADGRLQSNFLTSSVRALLGLGFGIVIGLLLAVVSGLSRVGEALIDGPIQIKRAVPTLAMIPLLILWLGLGETMKVTIITLGVIVPIYMHTHNALRAIDERYVELAETLRMSQRDFLLQVVLPGAVPGFLLGLRFAVTLCWVSLVVVEQINATSGLGYMIELARTYGQTQIIIVGLVVYALLGLASDGIVRLLERRLLSWRRTLAH; from the coding sequence ATGACCTATCTGAGCAGCAATAGTGCAGGGGAAACGGCCCTGCTCGAACGCGAGCGACCGGCAGCGCCTGCCGTCCCGAAAGGTCTCGAGGCGCCGGCATCTCCCGCTGTCCCCGCCATCCGCAGGAAGCGGCGGCTGGGGCCGGGGCCGGCCATTCCCTTCGGCCTCCAGATCGGGCCGCTCGTGCTGGTGCTGGCCTGGGTCGCCGGTTCGGCGCTGAACCTGATCGATCCGCGCATCCTGCCCTCGCCCTGGACTGTTATCGCCACTTTCGGTGAATTGATCGCCGATGGCCGGCTGCAATCGAATTTTCTGACCTCGTCGGTCAGGGCCCTGCTGGGCCTGGGCTTCGGCATTGTCATCGGGCTGCTGCTGGCCGTGGTTTCGGGCCTGTCGCGGGTCGGGGAAGCGCTGATCGACGGGCCGATCCAGATCAAGCGAGCCGTGCCGACCCTGGCCATGATCCCGCTGCTCATCCTCTGGCTGGGCCTGGGGGAGACCATGAAGGTCACCATCATCACCCTGGGCGTTATCGTGCCGATCTACATGCATACCCATAACGCGCTGCGGGCCATCGACGAGCGCTATGTCGAACTGGCCGAAACGCTGCGCATGAGCCAGCGCGATTTCCTGCTCCAGGTCGTGCTGCCCGGCGCGGTTCCCGGTTTCCTCCTGGGCCTGCGCTTCGCAGTGACGCTGTGCTGGGTGTCGCTGGTGGTGGTCGAACAGATCAATGCCACCTCCGGTCTGGGCTATATGATCGAACTCGCCCGCACCTATGGCCAGACCCAGATCATCATTGTGGGTCTGGTCGTCTATGCCCTGCTGGGCCTGGCCTCGGACGGCATTGTCCGCCTGCTCGAACGGAGGCTGCTCTCATGGCGCCGCACGCTGGCTCACTGA
- a CDS encoding ABC transporter ATP-binding protein produces MAPHAGSLNAVEVRRLTRRFGPTTILDDVDLDIAPGEFIALLGKSGSGKSTFLRALAGLDYEVAGTGSLAVPDRLSVVFQDARLLPWRNVIQNVTLGLSGARQQAGRKALAEVGLAGRETAWPIQLSGGEQQRVALARSLVREPALLLADEPFGALDALTRLKMHGLLRELCARHRPAVLLVTHDVDEAISLADRILVLDRGRFIEDLAVDLPGRRRHGDPRFDAIRSQLLSRLGVDADERNAA; encoded by the coding sequence ATGGCGCCGCACGCTGGCTCACTGAACGCGGTTGAAGTCCGCCGCCTGACGCGGCGCTTCGGGCCGACCACTATTCTCGACGATGTCGACCTTGATATCGCGCCGGGGGAATTCATTGCCCTTTTGGGCAAGAGCGGATCGGGCAAGAGCACTTTCCTGCGGGCACTGGCGGGGCTCGATTACGAGGTGGCGGGCACCGGCAGCCTTGCCGTCCCCGATCGGCTGTCGGTCGTCTTCCAGGATGCCCGCCTCCTGCCCTGGCGCAATGTCATCCAGAATGTGACGCTGGGCCTGTCCGGCGCCCGGCAGCAGGCCGGCCGCAAGGCATTGGCCGAAGTGGGTCTGGCCGGCCGCGAAACCGCCTGGCCGATCCAGCTTTCGGGCGGCGAGCAGCAGCGCGTGGCCCTGGCCCGCTCCCTGGTGCGCGAGCCGGCGCTGCTGCTGGCCGACGAGCCCTTCGGGGCGCTTGATGCGCTGACCCGGCTCAAGATGCATGGCCTGCTGCGCGAACTCTGCGCCCGCCACCGGCCCGCCGTGCTGCTGGTGACCCATGATGTGGACGAGGCCATTTCCCTGGCCGACCGCATTCTGGTGCTCGATCGCGGCCGCTTCATCGAGGACCTCGCCGTGGACCTGCCCGGCCGCCGCCGTCACGGCGATCCGCGCTTCGATGCCATCCGCTCGCAATTGCTATCCCGACTGGGGGTGGACGCCGACGAGCGCAACGCCGCCTGA